Proteins encoded within one genomic window of uncultured Sphingopyxis sp.:
- a CDS encoding sorbosone dehydrogenase family protein has protein sequence MRKILKYAALALLVLLIAGGITLYVMSRPDVARFSTAELSGRVPVMASQRTETFPTINVPEATSWPAGQAPRAAQGLTVARFAEGLDHPRTILVLPNGDVLVAESQSPPRKDGGVQGAVMKNLMGKGGAGRKPSANRITLLRDADGDGKAEVKTAYITGLNSPYGMALVEGTLYVANTDALLAFPYVEGETKMSGKPVKVVDLPAKGTNRHWTKSLVAAPNGWLYIGVGADSNIGEAGMNREFRRASVLEVRPENKYMRTFAAGIRNPVGLAFYPGSDRLWTVVNERDMLGSDLVPDYLTDLDEGDFYGWPWYYWGGFIDPRVEPEAEDRRQYVKRPEYGLGAHTAPLGFTFTDGLDLGERWAGGALIARHGSWNREPVTGYDVVFVKFGANGKPVNALPITLLDQFLGKDGETTRGRPADVKVAKDGSALVADDTGGVIWRVAKAG, from the coding sequence ATGCGCAAGATCCTGAAATATGCCGCCCTCGCCCTGCTCGTGCTGCTGATCGCCGGCGGCATCACGCTCTATGTCATGTCGCGGCCCGACGTGGCGCGCTTCTCGACCGCCGAACTCAGCGGCCGGGTGCCGGTGATGGCCTCGCAGCGCACCGAGACATTTCCGACGATCAACGTGCCCGAGGCGACGAGCTGGCCCGCGGGCCAGGCGCCGCGCGCCGCGCAAGGACTGACGGTCGCACGCTTTGCCGAGGGTCTCGATCATCCGCGCACGATTCTGGTGCTGCCCAACGGCGATGTGCTCGTCGCCGAATCGCAGAGCCCGCCGCGCAAGGACGGCGGCGTGCAGGGCGCGGTGATGAAGAATCTGATGGGCAAGGGCGGCGCGGGCCGCAAGCCGTCGGCGAACCGCATCACCCTGCTCCGCGACGCCGACGGCGACGGCAAGGCCGAAGTGAAGACCGCCTATATCACCGGCCTCAACTCGCCCTATGGCATGGCGCTGGTCGAGGGCACGCTCTATGTCGCCAACACCGACGCGCTGCTCGCCTTTCCCTATGTCGAGGGTGAGACCAAGATGAGCGGCAAACCGGTGAAGGTCGTCGATCTGCCCGCGAAGGGCACCAACCGCCACTGGACCAAGAGCCTCGTCGCTGCGCCCAACGGCTGGCTCTATATCGGGGTCGGCGCCGATTCGAACATCGGCGAGGCGGGGATGAACCGCGAGTTCCGCCGCGCGAGCGTGCTCGAGGTGCGGCCCGAGAACAAATATATGCGCACCTTCGCCGCGGGCATCCGCAACCCCGTCGGCCTCGCCTTCTATCCCGGCTCCGACCGACTGTGGACGGTCGTCAACGAACGCGACATGCTCGGCAGCGACCTCGTCCCCGACTATCTGACCGACCTCGACGAGGGCGATTTCTATGGCTGGCCCTGGTATTATTGGGGCGGCTTCATCGACCCGCGCGTCGAGCCCGAGGCCGAGGATCGCCGCCAATATGTCAAGCGCCCCGAATATGGCCTCGGCGCCCACACCGCGCCGCTCGGTTTCACCTTCACCGACGGCCTCGACCTCGGCGAACGCTGGGCGGGCGGCGCGCTGATCGCCCGCCACGGGTCGTGGAACCGCGAGCCCGTCACGGGCTATGACGTGGTGTTCGTCAAGTTCGGTGCGAACGGCAAACCGGTCAACGCCCTGCCGATCACCCTGCTCGACCAGTTCCTCGGCAAGGACGGCGAGACCACCCGTGGCCGACCCGCCGACGTCAAGGTCGCAAAGGATGGCAGCGCGCTCGTCGCCGACGACACCGGCGGTGTGATCTGGCGGGTCGCGAAGGCGGGATAA
- a CDS encoding LysR family transcriptional regulator: MYDWNDLKAFLAVAETGSTLSAAQALRVSQTTVARRIAALEAATRLNLFERRQAGYALTPVGEAMLASAMAVRDAANRFGEAAGARSRDAGGTVSLTTMEIFAVTILPPILRDLRAAHPAIHIHLDTSDEPRDLAAGAADIAIRSSKQPSGGGLVGRRIADNPWTVYCSRDYADRHGIPHTRDELAGHPFIGGGGGVWEPYQAWLRQYGLEDSVVMRYDTASGLLAGVRAGMGLTVLPAFLADREADLIRCLPPKSEDTTGLWLLTHERLRHVPRVRTVLDFLAAELAKLGRG, encoded by the coding sequence ATGTACGATTGGAACGATCTCAAGGCCTTTCTGGCGGTGGCGGAAACGGGCAGCACCCTGTCCGCCGCGCAGGCGCTGCGCGTCAGCCAGACGACCGTGGCCCGGCGCATCGCCGCGCTGGAAGCGGCGACTAGGCTCAACCTGTTCGAGCGGCGGCAGGCGGGCTATGCGCTGACTCCGGTCGGTGAAGCGATGCTGGCGAGCGCGATGGCCGTGCGCGACGCCGCCAACCGCTTCGGCGAGGCGGCGGGCGCGCGATCACGCGACGCGGGCGGAACGGTCAGCCTGACGACGATGGAAATCTTTGCGGTGACGATCCTGCCGCCGATCCTTCGCGACCTGCGCGCCGCGCATCCCGCCATCCATATTCATCTCGACACGTCGGACGAACCGCGCGACCTTGCCGCCGGCGCGGCCGACATCGCGATCCGCAGCAGCAAACAGCCGAGTGGCGGCGGTCTCGTCGGGCGGCGCATCGCGGACAATCCGTGGACGGTCTATTGCAGTCGCGACTATGCCGACCGCCACGGCATTCCGCACACGCGCGACGAACTGGCCGGCCATCCCTTCATCGGCGGCGGCGGCGGCGTGTGGGAGCCCTATCAGGCCTGGCTGCGCCAATATGGGCTCGAGGATTCGGTGGTGATGCGATACGACACGGCATCGGGCCTGCTCGCCGGCGTGCGGGCGGGCATGGGCCTCACCGTCCTGCCGGCCTTCCTCGCCGATCGCGAAGCCGACCTGATCCGCTGCCTCCCGCCGAAAAGCGAGGATACCACGGGGCTGTGGCTGCTGACGCACGAACGGCTGCGCCATGTCCCGCGAGTGCGGACGGTGCTCGACTTTCTGGCGGCTGAGTTGGCGAAACTGGGGCGAGGCTAG
- the dnaN gene encoding DNA polymerase III subunit beta has protein sequence MKATIERAVLLKSLGHVQSVVERRNTIPILSNVLIEADASGQLKLMATDLDLQVVETIAAKVETPGTTTVSAHTLFEIARKLPEGAEVSLSAAEGKMQVKAGRSNFNLPTLPRDDFPVIAEGDLPTNFELPVAELIQIIDKTRFAISTEETRYYLNGIFFHVAEDATGPVLKAAATDGHRLARYTVTRPDGAASMPDVIVPRKCVGEIRKLLDEAEGNVEISLSASKIRFQLGHAVLTSKLIDGTFPDYSRVIPTANDKLLKVDPKSLFQGVDRVSTIASEKTRAVKVGLDKDRITLSVTSPENGTAAEELAAGYDSDAMEIGFNARYLSDILGQVDGDNVELHLADANAPTLIRESEKSPALYVLMPMRV, from the coding sequence ATGAAAGCGACGATCGAACGCGCAGTCTTGTTGAAGAGCCTCGGCCATGTCCAGTCGGTGGTCGAACGGCGCAATACGATCCCGATCCTTTCGAACGTCCTGATCGAAGCCGATGCGTCGGGCCAATTGAAACTGATGGCGACCGACCTCGACCTGCAGGTCGTCGAAACGATCGCGGCGAAGGTGGAAACGCCGGGCACGACCACCGTGTCGGCGCACACCTTGTTCGAGATCGCGCGCAAACTGCCCGAGGGCGCCGAGGTCAGCCTGTCGGCCGCCGAGGGCAAGATGCAGGTCAAGGCCGGCCGTTCGAACTTCAACCTGCCGACGCTGCCGCGCGACGACTTTCCGGTGATCGCCGAGGGCGACCTGCCGACCAATTTCGAGCTGCCCGTCGCCGAGCTGATCCAGATCATCGACAAGACGCGCTTCGCGATCTCGACCGAGGAAACGCGCTATTATCTGAACGGCATCTTCTTCCACGTCGCCGAGGATGCGACGGGTCCGGTGCTGAAGGCGGCGGCGACCGACGGCCACCGCCTCGCGCGCTACACCGTCACGCGCCCCGACGGCGCGGCGTCGATGCCCGACGTCATCGTGCCGCGCAAATGCGTCGGCGAGATCCGCAAGCTGCTCGACGAGGCCGAGGGCAATGTCGAAATCAGCCTGTCGGCCAGCAAGATCCGCTTCCAGCTCGGCCATGCGGTGCTGACCTCGAAGCTGATCGACGGCACCTTCCCCGATTACAGCCGCGTCATCCCGACCGCGAACGACAAACTGCTCAAGGTCGATCCGAAGAGTCTGTTCCAGGGCGTCGACCGCGTGTCGACGATCGCGAGCGAAAAGACGCGCGCGGTCAAGGTCGGGCTCGACAAGGATCGCATCACGCTGAGCGTGACCAGCCCCGAGAATGGCACCGCGGCCGAAGAACTCGCGGCGGGTTATGACAGCGATGCGATGGAGATCGGCTTCAACGCGCGCTACCTCAGCGACATTTTGGGGCAGGTCGATGGCGACAATGTCGAGCTGCATTTGGCGGACGCCAACGCCCCGACCTTGATCCGCGAAAGCGAGAAGAGTCCGGCGCTGTACGTGCTGATGCCGATGCGGGTATAG
- a CDS encoding GAF domain-containing protein, translated as MSYALSFSATDPVELWAEAGDAAAALVAGERDGIANMANVAALIWQAIPDLNWAGFYRFDGSELVLGPFQGKAACIRIALDKGVCGAAARLRATQRVDDVLAFPGHIACDAESRSELVVPVIADDRLVGVLDLDSPNPARFTAADQAGAEALVARIAAALAS; from the coding sequence ATGAGCTATGCCCTCTCCTTCTCGGCCACCGATCCGGTCGAATTGTGGGCCGAGGCGGGCGACGCGGCCGCGGCGCTCGTCGCGGGCGAGCGCGACGGCATCGCCAATATGGCGAATGTCGCGGCGCTGATCTGGCAGGCGATCCCCGATTTGAACTGGGCGGGCTTCTACCGCTTCGACGGGAGCGAGCTCGTGCTCGGCCCCTTCCAGGGCAAGGCCGCGTGCATCCGCATCGCGCTCGACAAGGGGGTGTGCGGTGCCGCCGCGCGGCTGCGCGCCACGCAGCGCGTCGACGACGTCCTCGCCTTTCCCGGCCATATCGCGTGCGACGCCGAGAGCCGCAGCGAACTCGTCGTTCCGGTGATCGCCGACGACCGGCTGGTCGGCGTGCTCGATCTCGACAGCCCGAACCCCGCGCGCTTCACCGCCGCCGATCAGGCCGGCGCCGAGGCGCTGGTGGCGCGTATCGCGGCGGCGCTTGCGTCCTGA
- a CDS encoding C40 family peptidase: MTADSGENSAANRVRMGRPGAAGAGRDRFGLTGRSQDFDPRVVAIRPDLADIAVAGTHFAPHYAAPMMRSGVLPAAALRASPSVDADQTSELLFGEGFALLDLTGGWAWGYCLADHYVGYLAAEALAAPIAPTHRVEMIEAMLHSAPDAASGGPAVLPRGALVMGEVEGEWLATSHGYLPLAALAEVGTQDSDPAELAEQMIGTPYLWGGRTAKGVDCSGLVQLVWGAAGVQLPRDSDLQLAALGPDKDVDPAALARGDLVFFPGHVGIMADDKNIIHASRRWMAVKAEPLADVIARSAAKDHDPPVSGYKRLR; the protein is encoded by the coding sequence GTGACAGCAGACAGCGGCGAAAATTCAGCGGCCAATCGCGTGCGCATGGGACGCCCCGGCGCCGCTGGCGCGGGCCGTGACCGGTTCGGTCTGACCGGAAGGTCGCAGGACTTCGATCCGCGCGTCGTCGCGATCCGTCCCGACCTCGCCGATATTGCCGTCGCCGGTACGCATTTCGCGCCGCATTATGCCGCGCCGATGATGCGCAGCGGCGTCCTGCCCGCCGCGGCGCTGCGCGCCTCCCCCTCGGTCGATGCCGACCAGACGAGCGAATTGCTGTTCGGCGAAGGCTTTGCCCTGCTCGACCTTACCGGCGGCTGGGCGTGGGGTTATTGCCTCGCCGACCATTATGTCGGCTATCTCGCCGCCGAGGCTCTTGCGGCCCCGATCGCGCCGACGCACCGCGTCGAAATGATCGAAGCGATGCTCCACAGCGCGCCCGACGCCGCGAGCGGCGGACCCGCCGTGCTGCCGCGCGGCGCGCTGGTGATGGGCGAAGTCGAGGGCGAATGGCTCGCGACTTCGCACGGCTATCTGCCGCTCGCCGCGCTCGCCGAAGTGGGCACGCAAGACAGCGATCCCGCCGAACTCGCCGAACAGATGATCGGCACCCCTTATCTTTGGGGCGGACGCACCGCGAAGGGCGTCGACTGCTCGGGCCTAGTCCAGCTCGTCTGGGGCGCGGCGGGGGTGCAACTGCCGCGCGACAGCGACCTTCAGTTGGCCGCGCTCGGCCCCGACAAGGACGTCGATCCGGCGGCGCTCGCGCGCGGCGACCTGGTCTTCTTTCCCGGCCATGTCGGCATCATGGCCGACGACAAGAATATCATCCACGCGAGCCGACGATGGATGGCGGTGAAGGCCGAGCCGCTGGCCGACGTCATCGCGCGTTCGGCCGCAAAGGATCATGATCCGCCGGTGAGCGGATATAAAAGACTGCGATAA
- a CDS encoding UrcA family protein produces MQKLLILAALAAVPTGQPVLAQTVPANPSVAVAHRDLDLRTEAGARTLDRRIWRAVVAVCGTAPDYDLEGKNDVRQCRRDTRRVASAQADLAIASASRDQNIQVSSIRK; encoded by the coding sequence ATGCAAAAGCTTCTGATCCTCGCCGCCCTTGCTGCCGTACCGACCGGCCAGCCCGTATTGGCGCAAACCGTCCCCGCGAACCCCAGCGTCGCCGTCGCACATCGCGACCTCGACCTCCGGACCGAGGCCGGCGCCAGGACGCTCGACCGCCGGATCTGGCGCGCCGTCGTCGCGGTTTGCGGAACCGCGCCCGATTATGACCTCGAAGGAAAGAATGACGTGCGGCAATGCCGCCGCGACACCCGCCGCGTCGCCTCGGCGCAGGCCGATCTGGCAATCGCCAGCGCGTCGCGCGACCAGAACATCCAGGTGAGTTCGATCCGCAAATAA
- a CDS encoding prolyl oligopeptidase family serine peptidase: MPRKSLSAPLALVALAMTPAASQAAEGAAEAAAPAPALVYPDTARGDTVDPQFGVDVADPYRWLEDDVRVNPKVADWVAAQNEVTDAYLDTLPGRDAFKARMTELYNYERFGLPTKAGTRYFYSRNDGLQPQSVLYVREGLKGEGRVLIDPNLWAKDGATALAEWEPSEDGKHLLYSVQDGGTDWRIVRVKDVATGQDLADEVRWVKFSALDWAKDGSGFYYSRFPEPEAGEAFQSLNENHSVYFHKLGTPQSEDVLIHATPDKPKLNNSAVVTDDGKYLLVVSSEGTDERYGLTLHPLGKPGAKPIVLVDDYANNWEYVTNAGTRFTFLTNKDAPRGRIVSFDIKKPGELTQIVGENEATLVGASRVGNRIILSYLGDAKSEARMVALDGKPIANIHLADIGSASGFGGKSSDPETFYAFSSYARPTTIYRFDTQTGKSEIFAEPKLTFQPADFSVEQRFYKSKDGTEVPMFVVMKKGLDRSKGSPTLLYGYGGFNVSMTPAFSPTRLAWVDKGGVLAIANLRGGGEYGKAWHDAGRLDKKQNVFDDFIAAGEYLIAEGIAGKDQIAIEGGSNGGLLVGAVTNQRPDLFAAALPAVGVMDMLRFDRFTAGRYWVDDYGYPSKEGDFKNLLAYSPYHNIRDGVSYPAVLVTTADTDDRVVPGHSFKYTAALQHAKAGDKPHLIRVETRAGHGSGKPTDKIIAEAADKYAFAAKWTGLAVEQ; this comes from the coding sequence ATGCCCCGTAAAAGCCTGTCCGCGCCGCTCGCGCTGGTTGCCCTCGCGATGACGCCGGCGGCGAGCCAAGCGGCGGAGGGGGCGGCCGAGGCGGCGGCCCCCGCCCCGGCGCTCGTCTATCCCGACACCGCGCGCGGCGACACGGTCGACCCGCAGTTCGGCGTCGACGTCGCCGATCCCTATCGCTGGCTCGAGGACGATGTGCGCGTCAATCCGAAGGTCGCCGACTGGGTCGCGGCGCAGAACGAGGTGACCGACGCCTATCTCGACACGCTGCCCGGCCGCGACGCGTTCAAGGCGCGGATGACCGAGCTTTACAACTATGAACGCTTCGGCCTGCCGACCAAGGCGGGAACGCGCTATTTCTACAGCCGCAACGACGGGCTGCAGCCGCAGTCGGTGCTCTATGTCCGCGAAGGGCTGAAGGGCGAAGGCCGCGTGCTGATCGATCCCAATTTGTGGGCCAAGGACGGCGCGACCGCGCTCGCCGAATGGGAGCCGTCGGAGGACGGCAAGCATCTCCTCTATTCGGTGCAGGACGGCGGCACCGACTGGCGCATCGTGCGCGTCAAGGATGTCGCGACCGGACAGGATCTGGCCGACGAGGTGCGCTGGGTGAAGTTCTCCGCGCTCGATTGGGCCAAGGACGGCAGCGGCTTTTATTATTCGCGCTTTCCCGAACCCGAAGCGGGCGAGGCCTTTCAGTCGCTCAACGAGAATCACAGCGTCTATTTCCACAAGCTCGGCACGCCGCAGAGCGAAGACGTGCTGATCCACGCGACCCCCGACAAGCCCAAGCTCAACAACAGCGCGGTCGTCACCGACGACGGCAAATATCTGCTCGTCGTGTCGTCCGAAGGGACCGACGAACGCTATGGTCTGACGCTCCATCCGCTCGGCAAGCCGGGCGCGAAGCCGATCGTGCTGGTCGACGATTATGCGAACAATTGGGAATATGTGACCAACGCGGGCACGCGCTTCACCTTCCTGACCAACAAGGACGCGCCGCGGGGGCGGATCGTCTCGTTCGACATCAAGAAGCCGGGCGAACTGACGCAAATCGTCGGCGAGAATGAGGCGACGCTGGTCGGCGCGTCGCGCGTCGGCAATCGCATCATCCTCTCCTACCTCGGCGATGCGAAGTCGGAGGCGCGGATGGTCGCGCTCGACGGCAAGCCGATCGCCAACATCCATCTCGCCGACATCGGTTCGGCGTCGGGCTTCGGCGGCAAGTCGAGCGATCCCGAAACCTTCTATGCCTTTTCGAGCTATGCGCGTCCGACGACGATCTATCGCTTCGACACGCAGACCGGGAAAAGTGAGATTTTCGCCGAGCCCAAGCTGACCTTCCAGCCCGCCGATTTCAGCGTCGAGCAGCGTTTCTATAAGTCGAAGGACGGCACCGAAGTGCCGATGTTCGTGGTGATGAAAAAGGGTCTCGACCGCAGCAAGGGATCGCCGACGCTGCTCTATGGCTATGGCGGCTTCAACGTGTCGATGACCCCCGCCTTCTCCCCGACGCGGCTCGCCTGGGTCGACAAGGGCGGGGTGCTCGCGATCGCCAACCTGCGCGGCGGCGGCGAATATGGCAAGGCGTGGCACGACGCCGGCCGGCTCGACAAGAAGCAGAATGTCTTCGACGATTTCATCGCCGCGGGCGAATATCTGATCGCCGAAGGCATAGCGGGCAAGGACCAGATCGCGATCGAGGGCGGGTCGAACGGCGGCCTGCTCGTCGGTGCGGTGACCAACCAGCGCCCCGACCTGTTCGCCGCGGCGCTGCCCGCGGTCGGCGTGATGGACATGCTGCGCTTCGACCGCTTCACCGCGGGGCGCTATTGGGTCGACGATTATGGCTATCCGTCGAAGGAAGGCGATTTCAAAAATCTGCTCGCTTACTCGCCCTATCACAATATCCGCGACGGCGTTTCCTATCCGGCGGTGCTGGTGACCACCGCCGACACCGACGACCGCGTCGTGCCGGGACACAGCTTCAAATATACGGCGGCGCTCCAGCACGCGAAGGCGGGCGACAAGCCGCACCTGATCCGCGTCGAAACCCGCGCCGGCCACGGCAGCGGCAAGCCGACCGACAAGATCATCGCCGAAGCCGCCGACAAATATGCCTTTGCGGCGAAGTGGACCGGGCTCGCGGTCGAACAATGA
- the argC gene encoding N-acetyl-gamma-glutamyl-phosphate reductase, whose translation MTQTVFIDGAAGTTGLEIAERLAGRSEFSLIALDEARRKDVAARREALNDADFVILCLPDDAAREAVAMIEGGRTRVIDASTAHRVAPGWVYGFPEVSGHDAVAAAARVSNPGCYSTGFIALVAPLVRAGLLPADWPYICHAVSGYSGGGKALIERFEQDRDIAWRGYALALGHKHLPEMQARCGLSIGPLFSPAVIPAHRGMVVEVPLPLNAMPAAASPDALRATLADFYGDSPIVVMGAAPESGEMLLRASDPGDDRIELFVFANADASQARLVARLDNLGKGASGACVQNLNIMAGLPETAGLRL comes from the coding sequence ATGACACAGACGGTTTTCATCGACGGCGCGGCGGGAACGACGGGCCTCGAAATCGCCGAACGCCTCGCCGGGCGGAGCGAATTTTCGCTGATCGCGCTGGACGAGGCGCGCCGCAAGGACGTCGCGGCGCGGCGCGAGGCGCTGAACGACGCCGATTTCGTCATCCTCTGCCTGCCCGACGATGCGGCGCGCGAAGCGGTGGCGATGATCGAGGGCGGTCGCACGCGCGTCATCGACGCCTCGACCGCGCATCGCGTCGCGCCGGGCTGGGTCTATGGCTTCCCCGAAGTCAGCGGCCATGACGCCGTGGCCGCCGCGGCGCGCGTGTCGAACCCCGGCTGCTATTCGACCGGCTTCATCGCGCTCGTCGCGCCGCTGGTGCGCGCGGGGCTGCTGCCCGCCGACTGGCCCTATATCTGCCACGCGGTCAGCGGCTATTCGGGCGGCGGCAAGGCCTTGATCGAACGGTTCGAGCAGGACCGCGACATCGCATGGCGCGGCTATGCGCTGGCGCTCGGCCACAAGCATCTCCCCGAAATGCAGGCGCGGTGCGGCCTTTCGATCGGCCCGCTCTTCTCGCCCGCCGTGATCCCGGCGCATCGCGGCATGGTCGTCGAGGTGCCCTTGCCGCTGAACGCGATGCCGGCGGCCGCATCCCCCGATGCGTTGCGCGCCACGCTCGCCGATTTCTATGGCGACAGCCCGATCGTCGTCATGGGCGCAGCGCCCGAAAGTGGCGAGATGCTGCTTCGCGCGTCCGACCCCGGCGACGACCGCATCGAATTGTTCGTCTTTGCCAATGCGGATGCCAGCCAGGCGCGCCTCGTCGCGCGGCTCGACAATCTGGGCAAGGGCGCGAGCGGCGCCTGCGTCCAGAACCTCAACATCATGGCGGGGCTGCCCGAGACGGCCGGTTTGCGTCTGTAG
- a CDS encoding glycine zipper 2TM domain-containing protein — MRTFVLLGLAAGSLLLAGHARAEQPALDYGVPADPDTRVYTGYPDRVPSEVDYRTVDGTYDAEGRWTGTWDGTYEAPDGRRYEGRYEGTVEGRGAGYPPPPAYDPYYGGGYDPHYEAEMERRCGRGGTVGGAVVGGLVGGVAGNRIAGRGDRTAGTLIGAGVGALAGSAIGSAADKKKCEQWWSSRGARYQGGYYQGGYYPGGTSTTYRHGGYGYGYGYYTPGVVVTTIINGAPVVTETVETSTRTYYENVPVRKRHVAKKKWKPKRKPVPRCVC, encoded by the coding sequence ATGCGCACGTTCGTGTTGTTGGGGTTGGCCGCGGGGTCGTTGTTGCTGGCGGGCCATGCGCGCGCCGAGCAGCCGGCGCTCGATTATGGCGTCCCCGCCGATCCCGATACGCGCGTCTACACCGGCTATCCCGACCGCGTGCCGAGCGAGGTCGACTATCGCACCGTCGATGGCACCTATGACGCCGAGGGGCGCTGGACCGGCACATGGGACGGCACCTATGAAGCGCCCGACGGCCGCCGTTACGAGGGCCGCTACGAAGGCACGGTCGAGGGCCGTGGCGCGGGCTATCCCCCGCCGCCCGCCTATGATCCCTATTATGGCGGCGGCTACGACCCGCATTATGAGGCAGAGATGGAACGCCGCTGTGGCCGAGGGGGCACAGTCGGCGGCGCGGTTGTCGGCGGGCTCGTGGGGGGCGTCGCCGGCAACCGCATTGCCGGCCGCGGCGACCGTACCGCCGGCACGCTGATCGGCGCCGGGGTCGGCGCGCTGGCCGGCTCGGCGATCGGCAGCGCCGCGGACAAGAAGAAATGCGAGCAATGGTGGTCGAGCCGCGGCGCCCGCTATCAGGGCGGATATTATCAAGGCGGTTATTACCCGGGCGGCACTTCGACGACCTATCGCCATGGCGGCTATGGTTATGGCTACGGCTATTATACGCCCGGCGTCGTCGTGACGACGATCATCAACGGCGCACCCGTCGTGACCGAGACGGTCGAGACCTCAACGCGCACCTATTATGAAAATGTGCCGGTGCGGAAACGCCATGTCGCCAAGAAGAAGTGGAAACCGAAACGCAAGCCGGTACCGCGCTGCGTCTGCTGA